The nucleotide window AAAAAAGTTTCTCCTGATTCGAAAGCTATATCTGCTTCTATGATATTGACATCCTGCAATTCATCAATTAAAACATGTTTAAATTTCGGCTTATTTTTTATGCTTTTAAATTCCAAAAGCATATCTGAATAATCTAAATTTGTTTTCTCTGTTTCATAAAATTCATAGGTTTTTATGAAATACTCTGCAAAGTTATCCATTTCTTCTTTTGATAATTTTCCATATTCAGTTAAATTTAACTGAAGCTCTTTCAAATTTATATTATTAGGTTTTATACCAAAGCTTTTTAGATATCTGATTAAATTTTCCATTTTAGGAACAATTGTATCTAATAAATAATCATCTCCATAATTTAATATTTCATTATCTTTAAAATATTTATAAATAAAAAATCTTAGAAAATTTGAAGATACTACCTCATCTTCTTCTAAATAATTTAAAGCGTATGAATGAAAATTAAATACATTCAAATTATTTATATTAATATCAATGTTTTTTTGTTTTAAAACTTTAAGTATTCTTTCTTCCATTTCTGACTTTGCTTTTTTTGTAAAAGTTAAGCATAAAATATCTTCTGGTTTTTCTCCTTTCTCAATCAAATGCGCATATTTATGCGCCAATAATAGAGTTTTACCTGTTCCTGGATTTGCTATTACTAAGGTGTTTCCTTCATAATTTAAAATATCCTGCTTTTCTTTATTTAGTAATGTTTTTTCCATATTTTTATTTTAAATACATACATTTAAAAACACTTTTGTTATACATTATAACTGTATACTATACAAATAAACTGGGGACGGACATGTTTAAGTTTTTGGGGTGAGATAACATGGAAGAAAAATTAATAATTGGAGTTGGTGGATGTGGAGTAAATTCCATAGTGCATCTAAAA belongs to Candidatus Micrarchaeia archaeon and includes:
- a CDS encoding UvrD-helicase domain-containing protein; this translates as MEKTLLNKEKQDILNYEGNTLVIANPGTGKTLLLAHKYAHLIEKGEKPEDILCLTFTKKAKSEMEERILKVLKQKNIDININNLNVFNFHSYALNYLEEDEVVSSNFLRFFIYKYFKDNEILNYGDDYLLDTIVPKMENLIRYLKSFGIKPNNINLKELQLNLTEYGKLSKEEMDNFAEYFIKTYEFYETEKTNLDYSDMLLEFKSIKNKPKFKHVLIDELQDVNIIEADIAFESGETF